A genomic region of Candidatus Omnitrophota bacterium contains the following coding sequences:
- a CDS encoding glutamate synthase, with amino-acid sequence MGKERGFLQLGRQTGSYRAVCERIKDFSDVYKMRSENQSQEQASRCMDCSTPFCHWACPLGNYIPEWNDYSFNGNWKQAFTLLDATNNLPEITGRVCPALCEYACVLGLNDDPVTIRENELSIIEAGFKAG; translated from the coding sequence GCAAACTGGTTCTTACAGGGCAGTCTGCGAACGCATTAAGGATTTTAGCGATGTTTATAAAATGCGTTCAGAGAATCAATCTCAGGAACAGGCGTCACGCTGCATGGATTGTTCAACTCCATTCTGCCATTGGGCTTGCCCTTTGGGTAATTATATTCCGGAATGGAATGATTATAGCTTTAATGGCAATTGGAAACAGGCATTTACCCTTTTGGATGCTACAAACAATCTTCCTGAAATAACAGGAAGGGTTTGCCCTGCGTTATGCGAATATGCCTGTGTTTTAGGGCTAAATGACGATCCTGTTACTATACGTGAAAACGAGCTTTCCATTATAGAAGCGGGTTTTAAAGCCGG